The region AACGTCTCCGAACCGCTTATGAGCGAGGCCGTCATTGTGGACGGCTCCGGGAAAATCCTTTATATGAACGAGGCCGCCGCCGCCCCCATGGGCGGCAGGCCCGAAAATTTTGCAGGCAAAACCCTGCGCGAAGTTTATCCGGCGGAATACGCCGCCGATTATACGGCAAGGGCGGCGCAGGTGCTGAGCTCCGGCAAAAGCATGGTCTGTGCGCCGGTAGTGCCGGTGGGCAGCTGCCGGCTGCGCTTTATGCTTGATTTCCAGCCGGTGCGCGAGGACTCCGGCGCGGTAAAATCCGTGCTTATAATGAACACCGATATCACCGGCATAGAAATCTCCGGCGAGGATATTCTGAAACCGGATGTCTTCTTTCCCAGGGTTATCACAAACCGCCCGGGCATGTTCAAGACGCGCTCCGGCAGGCTGGTGGAGGTAAATCACGCGCTGGTCAATCTGCTGGGCTATGACAGCGCCAGGGAACTGGCCGCCGCCGCGCCGCGATTCCCGGCCTCCATAACCGCGCGGCGGCATCTGCCCCCGCGCGGGCGCGCGGAAAGTTTCATGCGCACGGAGATAATATCCAAGGCGGGGGAGCATATCCCCGTCCTGCTGCGGATAATTCCGGCCTCCGCGCCCGGCGACGCGGAAGGGATAATAGAGGACCTGCGCGGTCATTCCCTGATATGGAGAAAACCGTGATTTCTCTTTTCGCCGCGCTGCTGTCCGCCGCAGGCGCGTGCGCGCAGCCGGCACAACGCATAGTTTCGCTTTTGCCGTCGGATACCGAAATACTGTTCGCGCTGCAGGCCCAAAAAGTGGTGGCCGTGTCCGATTTCTGCGACTATCCGTGCAACGCCGCCAAACTGCCGAAAGCGGGAGACTATTACAACCCCAATATAGAGAAAATCGTCGCGCTCAAGCCGGACATGGTGTTTACCGGCCCCTGGAAAAACAACGCCGCCCAGCGGCTGCGCAATGCCGGGATAAAAGTCGTGGAGATACCCGAATCGCGCAGCATAGCCGACATTTATTCCGCCATAACCGCCATAGGCGGCGAAACCGGACGCAGCCGCCAGGCGCAGGAACTGGTGAAGGGGCTTTCCGCCAAAATCGGCGCCCTGGCCGCTAAAAACGCCGCGCTAAAGCGCAAGCCGCGCGTTTATGTGGAGCTTGATTCGCCGCACTGGACCGCGGGCGGCGGCTCGTACCTTAACGACATGATAGAGAAAGCCGGCGGCGCAAACATTTTTTCCGACCTGCCGGAAAGCTACGCGCGCGTGGCATGGGAAACCGTGGCCGCCAGAAACCCGGAGATAATAATCTCGCTCTCCGCCGCAAAAACAGATTTCGTTTCGCTGCCGGGCGCGGCGGGGATAGCCGCCGTGAAAAACAAGCGCATCGTTTCCGACCTGGACCGCAATCTGCTGACCCGCCCCTCGCCCCGCGTGTACCAGGCGCTGCGGGCCCTGTCAAAAGCCCTTCATGGCAAATAAAAACAGCCTCCTTCCGTGGCTGCTGCCGCCGGCGGTGGCGGCGCTGGCCGCGGCGGCTGTTTTCATAGGTCCGGTGTCCAACCCGGACGCGCAAATACTGCTTGCGATACGGCTGCCGCGGGTGCTGGCCGGCCTGATAGCGGGAGCCGCGCTGGCTGGCGCGGGCGCGCTGATGCAGGGCGTCATGCGCAACCCGCTGGCGGACCCTTATATACTGGGAACCTCCTCCGGCGCGGCGCTGGGCGCGGTATGCGCGCTGGTCATGGGGGCTGGTTACGGCTCGCCCGCGTTTTACGCGGCGGCGGCGCTGGGCGGCTTCGCGGCGACGGCGGCGGCATATCTGCTGGCGCGCGGCCCGGGGCGGACGCCCACGGTGAACCTGCTGCTTTCGGGAGTGGTGGTAAGCAGCTTCTGCGGCGCGGCCATACTGCTTTTTTTCTCGCTGCGCAGGAGCGAGTCGTTTTCCGCGCTGATGTTTATGATGGGCAGCATAACCGAAACCACGCCGGCGGTGCTGGCCACTGCCGCCGCGCTGTTTGCGGCGGGGGCGGCGGGGGCGCTGCTTATGTCGCGCCGCATAGATATTATGAGCATGGGGCCGGAAAAGGCACAGTCGCTGGGCGTAAACACGGAGCGGCTGAAGCTTTCGGCCATAATAGCCGGCAGCCTGATGTGCGCCGCCGCCGTGGGGCTTTCGGGCACGGTCGGTTTTGCGGGGCTGATAGTGCCGCACGCCGCCCGGCTGATTGCCGGGCCGTCGCAGCGGCGCATGACGGCGGCCTCGCTTTTCATCGGGGCCGGTTTTCTTGTGGTGATGGACTCGCTGGCGCGCTCGCTTGCCGCGCCGAGGGAACTGCCCGTGGGCGCGCTTACCGCGATGACGGGCGCGCCGTTTTTCCTGTGGCTGCTGAACCGCCGGGGGAACCATGTCTGACGGCGGTCTGAAGGCGGACAATATCTGCTTTTCCAGAGGAAATTTCAGCCTTGAAAACATCTCGCTTGAGACGCGCTGCGGCGAGTTTCTTGGCATAGCCGGCCCCAACGGCTGCGGGAAAACCACGCTCTTGAATATTCTGTCCGGCCTTTTGCCGGCGCAACGCGGCGCAGTGAGTATTTGCGGGGAAGAAATCCTTGCAGCCGCGCCGGAGCGGCGCGCCGCGCTGTGCGCTTTCCTGCCCGCAGAAATATCCGCCTCCGCCGATTTCACCGCGCGCGAAACCGCCGTTATGGGACGCTCGCCCGCGCTGGCCTGGTGGCGGGACTATTCCGCGGAGGATTACGGCGCGGTATCCGCCGCGCTGAAATCCGTCGGGCTGGACGCGGCGGCTGACAAGCCGGTGAATTTCCTCTCAACCGGGGAGCGGCGCAAGGTTTTCATCGCCCAGACCCTCTGCCAGGCCGCGCCGGTTTTGATTCTGGACGAGCCGACCGCCCATCTTGATTTGAAATGCCAGCTTGAGATATTCGGCCTGCTGCGCGAGACGGCAAAAAAACAGAACCGCGCCGTTATAGCGGTATCGCACGACATTTCCATGCTGCTGCGGTTTTGCGACACGGTGCTGCTTCTCAAACACGGCAGGCGGGCGGCGTACGGACCGCCGGAAAAGGCTGTGGACGCTTCCGCCATGCGCGAAGTCTACGGCGTAGACGCCGAGATATGCCGGGACGGAGCAGGCTCGCTCCACCTACTCGCAAAAAACCCTGTTTATTATTATTGAGCCTTTTAGTAAGAAAAAGAGAGACCGGCAAAACCTCTGTGTCCGAACTGATTGAACCGCAGCAGGGTTTCCCCGTAGCCATACCAATACTGCAGATAAAGCGCGAAATTCATATCCGGAATCTGCTGCCGGAACTCTAATTCGCAGGAAGGCTTATCCGTGTCGCGGAATATCGGCGTTTTTATATCCAATTGGTGGTTTTTCAAACTCCCCCCCCAGAGGAAGTTCCTGACGCTTACCCCGATTTCCCCATGACCCATGTAGTCCAGAAATGTGTCGTTGCTGCCTATGGATTGAAGATAGGCATCCTGATCGGAATAACCCGATGCGCGCCAGAGCTTGATATATAATAACGCCTTGTCTGCCAGGAGGGAATTTGTTATTTCCAGTTTTTCCGCCGAATCCAGACCGAAACTTATTCGCACATATTGCCTGTTCCAGCTTCGTGACTGGACGCCTGCGAGACCGTTGGATTCATGCTCCATGGGACTTATAACTATGTGGCGCAGCTTAAGCCGGCCGATAATAACAGCGTTGAGCGGATATTCTAAAAAAAATTCCGGATTATAATTGCTTTCCTCAAAAGGCATTGAGTTCTGCCCCACATTCCAGAGCGACTTCTGCGTATAAGCGACATAGGCGGGGAAAAGGTCGCTTTTGAAGACATATAAATTCGGTTCCAGTATCTTAAACTTCATGCTTATCTGGAACTTGACCTGCGCGTTGCCGTCGCCGGGCCAATGATTTATGGAAAAATAATTCACCTTATGCGCGGAGAGTGACCTGTCCGTTGTATTTTCGAAGCGGGTGTCCTGAGATAAATCCTGTTGCTGCGCGGTAAGCGGAGTTTCCGGGGAATTATCAGCGCCCCGCAGTGGACGTTTCGCATCAGTCTGCTGAACCGCCTCCGCAGGAGTATCTCGCGCGAGAAGCTCGCCCGCGTCGCTATGGCCGGCTAAAAAGGCCCCGGCGATAAATGTGGTAATTAATCTTCTCACAATAACTTGCCAATACCCCGGCTGGATTGCCAAATTTGCCGGCACATACCGGACGCGGCAAATAGTTCTTCGTGAAAAGTATACACTATCCGGTGTCTGTTATGGGGATTATCATGGCCCGGCCAGCGTTTGCAGCATCCGTTATCAGTGAAAAATGCTAGGCTTGTGCTGGAAGTTGTTTGGTAAACAATGCAAAGGAGCGATATGAAAAAAATAATGGCAGCGGCGGTAGTTCTGCTGGCAGGCGCATCCGCGTCTTTCGCGGGCGACTCCAGTTTCGGAAAGTTATCGTTGTTTGACGAAATAGCTTATCCCAACGTCAAAACGGTAAACGGCGTTGAGCTGGGGCTTATCTACTCAAAAACCCCGCAAATCAGAGGTCTTCAGTGGAACTTCATTTATAACAAGTCCGAGGACCTCATGGGTGTGCAGATGGCCTTCGTAAACTCTACCGACACCGCGGCCGGCCTGCAGGATGGCGTGGTCAACATAACCAGGGATATGAAGGGCGTGCAATTCGGGTTTGTCAATTACGCCGAGAAATTTAGCGGCTTTCAGCTCGCCCTGGTCAACTACACCGTCGTTATGGAAAAAGGCCTGCAGATAGGCCTTGTCAACATAATCAAAAACTCCAAACTGCCGGTAATGGTTATAGTCAACGCGAGGTTCTAAACCTCAATAAAAGGTTGTGTTTAACTCCCCCGGCCTGCGGCTGGGGGAGTTTTTCTTTGAGGAGCCTGTTGCGAAACGCCTGAACATTCCCCCAATATTGATTCCCCTGCCGCCCGCGCATAAAATATAGGGTCTTCTCCCAAACGAGTGGGTGATTTCGGGTAATTTCATATCGGTTTGAGCATGCAGGTCAGCACTTTCAGCCTCAAGTATTCCTCATCTCGTAACCCGTAACTGCGTCTCTGAATGACGCGAATCTTGTTGTTCAATCCTTCCACGAAACCCAGCGCCACTTTGTTCTCCGGCTTGCAGTACGCCGCAATCCCGTCCCAATGCCGGTCTATCATCGCGGCGAACTTCTCGTATGGCTTGAGCCGCTGCCATTTCAACGACGCGCGCCAGTTCTCGAAAAACCGCCACACCCAGCCTTCACGCTCATAGTCCCACATCTGCTCGAACGATTCGCGTAAAATATACGCCGTGTTCAACCGGTTGTTGGCTTTCAACAGCAATCGCAAGCTGCGGCGGCCCTGCGTCGTCAGATTCTCGCGGTGGGAAAGCAACGTGTACCGCTGTCCCTTGATGAAACGCCGCGCCGGCCCCGTCTGCCGCGCATATTCCGCCTTGCGCACCTTGTCCAACGCCTCGCCCAAATGCCGCAGCACATGGAACTTGTCGAACAGTATCGCAGCTTGCGGCGCGTGGTTGGTCGTCGAAACGCGGAACGGTTTCCACATGTCCATGACCGCCAAACGTATGCGCTTGCTTTTATTCGGGCCGAGCATGTTGTAAAACCCGTCCATGCTTTCCTCAGACCGGTCCGCGCCACCGAACCATATCGGAATGCGCCGCTCCAAATCGCTTACCACGATGCGGTAAGTGTGGCCTTTGCGGATGGACAACTCGTCTATGCCTATCACCCGGGGCCTTGGTTTTCCCTTGCGACGCAATTGCTCGCTCATGTATTGCTTGTCGAGTTCCTTGACCGTTTTCCAGTCAACACGGGTTTCCTCGGTAACGGCTTTTATCGACATTTCGCGGCAACGTTCGCCAACGAAAAAAGCGAAGCGTTTGGTGAAAAAGCGGCTGTCCGCCAGCCAGTTCAGCTTTTCCTGCCTGAGGTTGCCGCACTTACTGCACTTCACGCGCCGGACTTCCACGGCAAGATAAATGCGGAACTCGCCGCAGGGTAAATCGCGCACCTCGCGGGTTTTACGGTCGTACCAAGTGTAATGGACCGAGCCGCAGCAACCGCAAACCGTTTTTTTCCCCGGCGGCGCAGTGTGATGACACGCGCTTTGCGGTCGCCGAACACGCCGCGCCTATGCTGACATATCGCGAAATACCTACTATAGGTATAGGATGTCTGCTTGCACCAGTTAACAATGACGATTCGTGCTGGCAGCATACTTAGGAGACAATCATAAGAAAAACGTTTCTGGCGGTTGCAACCTGTAGCGCGCTGGCAGCTTCCGCTGTCGCGAACGACAGCCTGATGCCCATGGTGAAAAAATACCTTGCGGACGGGCCGAAAGTTCCCGCCGCACAAGCCGCAACGTACAAATATGTGCCCCCTCCGGGCGCCCATATACTGACGGAAGCGGGATATTCTTCTTACCAAACAGCGCTGGAGGATTTCAATCTCTACCTAGACATACTGCGCGCATATAATGTGGAAGTGCTGAATTCGCCGGACAGCGGCGTTTACGAGGACACAGTGCACCACGGCACTGTCACGTCTTATGGCTTCAGAATAGACTACAAGGGCGAGGAAGTGAGCGTGCGCACTTTTGCCACCTATAACATGCCGCGTTCCAGCGCTGAAAAAGCATTGAGTGTGGCCGCGGAAAACGAAGTGCCGCTAAAATACTCTAACCTTCCTCAAGAGGATTCTTATCCTTATGGAACCTTCTTTCTGGGCCATGTAGTTTCCGAGTCCAGACGCTATTATATGGACTCCCGTTCGGAGACTATGTTTGCCACTAGGCAAGAAGCGGAATCGTGGGTTAAAAAAACCGTTGCCGAACTCACGAAAAAAGGCAGGATAGTGCTTTGCAAGAATATAAGGCGCCTGCCAGAGAACATGGTCGTAAACGAGAAGTATGACGCCCTTGTCGTATATATAGTCAAGCCATAACGGAATAACCGACGGTTTGGAAACGGCGGCTTGATGCATGCAAGCCGCCGTTTGCTTCATAAGGATACCGCCATGCAAGACCTGCAGCGCAATCTCCGGGACGATGGCTCATTTCACCTTCTGGTCAGAACTCCCCAGTAGCCGTTGCAGCTCCGCCATCTCCTCGCCCATTTTGCGGATGCGCTCAAAATCCGAATAAACCGCCGGGTCTGCCATGGCCATGGCAAGTTCCTCCATGCGGCTGAAGGCGGCCTCGCGCTCCTTTGCCAGCCGGGCCGCCTCTTTTTCCGAGGCGCGGATGGCGGCGCGCTCCCTTTTGCGATCCTCGTATCCGAGCACAGCCTGCCGGGGCGGGGTTTGCGTTTCCTCCCCGGAGGAGGCGCGACGCGAGGCGAAATACTCGTAGCCGCCGGGATAAAAGGCAATTCTCCCCCCCTCCACATGCGCGATGCCGTTGGCTACGGAATTGAGAAAATAAAC is a window of Elusimicrobiales bacterium DNA encoding:
- a CDS encoding ABC transporter ATP-binding protein, producing MSDGGLKADNICFSRGNFSLENISLETRCGEFLGIAGPNGCGKTTLLNILSGLLPAQRGAVSICGEEILAAAPERRAALCAFLPAEISASADFTARETAVMGRSPALAWWRDYSAEDYGAVSAALKSVGLDAAADKPVNFLSTGERRKVFIAQTLCQAAPVLILDEPTAHLDLKCQLEIFGLLRETAKKQNRAVIAVSHDISMLLRFCDTVLLLKHGRRAAYGPPEKAVDASAMREVYGVDAEICRDGAGSLHLLAKNPVYYY
- a CDS encoding ABC transporter substrate-binding protein — protein: MISLFAALLSAAGACAQPAQRIVSLLPSDTEILFALQAQKVVAVSDFCDYPCNAAKLPKAGDYYNPNIEKIVALKPDMVFTGPWKNNAAQRLRNAGIKVVEIPESRSIADIYSAITAIGGETGRSRQAQELVKGLSAKIGALAAKNAALKRKPRVYVELDSPHWTAGGGSYLNDMIEKAGGANIFSDLPESYARVAWETVAARNPEIIISLSAAKTDFVSLPGAAGIAAVKNKRIVSDLDRNLLTRPSPRVYQALRALSKALHGK
- a CDS encoding iron ABC transporter permease, whose protein sequence is MANKNSLLPWLLPPAVAALAAAAVFIGPVSNPDAQILLAIRLPRVLAGLIAGAALAGAGALMQGVMRNPLADPYILGTSSGAALGAVCALVMGAGYGSPAFYAAAALGGFAATAAAYLLARGPGRTPTVNLLLSGVVVSSFCGAAILLFFSLRRSESFSALMFMMGSITETTPAVLATAAALFAAGAAGALLMSRRIDIMSMGPEKAQSLGVNTERLKLSAIIAGSLMCAAAVGLSGTVGFAGLIVPHAARLIAGPSQRRMTAASLFIGAGFLVVMDSLARSLAAPRELPVGALTAMTGAPFFLWLLNRRGNHV
- a CDS encoding phospholipase A gives rise to the protein MRRLITTFIAGAFLAGHSDAGELLARDTPAEAVQQTDAKRPLRGADNSPETPLTAQQQDLSQDTRFENTTDRSLSAHKVNYFSINHWPGDGNAQVKFQISMKFKILEPNLYVFKSDLFPAYVAYTQKSLWNVGQNSMPFEESNYNPEFFLEYPLNAVIIGRLKLRHIVISPMEHESNGLAGVQSRSWNRQYVRISFGLDSAEKLEITNSLLADKALLYIKLWRASGYSDQDAYLQSIGSNDTFLDYMGHGEIGVSVRNFLWGGSLKNHQLDIKTPIFRDTDKPSCELEFRQQIPDMNFALYLQYWYGYGETLLRFNQFGHRGFAGLSFSY
- a CDS encoding PAS domain-containing protein; the encoded protein is MVSDTDNDTLLFADESCAVIFAPPSMRSLTGKSASSYAGTDLRDHCHPRDIRLLEKSLSALIARPGKPASVILRLACAGGGWLRCKMRGFNFLGDNPAGCLVFRLQPAGISCALNCRNVSEPLMSEAVIVDGSGKILYMNEAAAAPMGGRPENFAGKTLREVYPAEYAADYTARAAQVLSSGKSMVCAPVVPVGSCRLRFMLDFQPVREDSGAVKSVLIMNTDITGIEISGEDILKPDVFFPRVITNRPGMFKTRSGRLVEVNHALVNLLGYDSARELAAAAPRFPASITARRHLPPRGRAESFMRTEIISKAGEHIPVLLRIIPASAPGDAEGIIEDLRGHSLIWRKP